A single genomic interval of Microbacterium sp. zg-Y1090 harbors:
- a CDS encoding NAD(P)/FAD-dependent oxidoreductase has translation MTTAARRTRAAHRVVVIGGGNAGLSVAGRLRRAGVRDVTVIEPRTTHVFAPLQSHIAGGRARVADAVRPQQKVTPPGVTWVQDAATGIDPDRRIVTVTSGAQMPYDDLVICPGIRMRWDAVPGLAEAMSTEAGVSNYDLDLARKASPALRDVTGGTVVFVQSPSPASCAAAAQKPMYLACDWWRARGVLPGIRVVFVTPEPALFHVAEVDAELRRKVAEYGIEVRRATELRAVDADARTITLGREGGEEALAYDLLHAEPPQAPAEWLASSGLTDARGYVEIDPETLRHRRVPSVWSLGDVAETQTPRSGGAIRTQSKVLVQNLLAALDGEAPAARYDGYSVCPFTVSRHTVVFAEFDRLGRPEPTLPWWKGSMRENRLTWIMDRYVLPWVYWHMILKGRA, from the coding sequence ATGACGACCGCAGCGCGCAGAACCAGAGCAGCACATCGGGTGGTGGTGATCGGCGGCGGCAACGCCGGCCTGAGCGTCGCCGGACGCCTGCGCCGGGCGGGGGTGCGCGATGTCACCGTGATCGAACCGCGAACGACCCACGTGTTCGCCCCACTGCAGTCACACATCGCCGGCGGTCGGGCGCGGGTGGCCGACGCCGTGCGGCCGCAGCAGAAGGTCACCCCGCCGGGCGTGACCTGGGTGCAGGATGCCGCCACCGGGATCGATCCCGACCGGCGCATCGTGACCGTGACATCGGGCGCGCAGATGCCGTACGACGACCTCGTCATCTGCCCCGGCATCCGCATGCGCTGGGACGCCGTGCCCGGCCTCGCCGAGGCGATGTCGACCGAGGCAGGGGTGTCGAACTACGATCTCGACCTGGCCCGCAAGGCGTCGCCGGCATTGCGCGATGTCACGGGAGGCACGGTGGTCTTCGTGCAGTCGCCCAGCCCGGCATCCTGCGCCGCAGCCGCGCAGAAGCCGATGTACCTCGCGTGCGACTGGTGGCGGGCGCGCGGCGTGCTCCCCGGCATCCGCGTCGTCTTCGTCACTCCGGAGCCGGCGCTCTTCCACGTGGCCGAGGTCGATGCCGAGCTGCGGCGCAAGGTCGCCGAGTACGGCATCGAGGTGCGCCGCGCCACCGAACTGCGGGCGGTGGATGCCGACGCCCGCACCATCACCCTCGGCCGCGAGGGCGGCGAGGAGGCGCTGGCCTACGATCTGCTGCACGCCGAGCCGCCGCAGGCGCCGGCCGAGTGGCTCGCCTCCTCCGGGCTCACCGATGCGCGGGGCTACGTCGAGATCGACCCGGAGACGCTGCGCCACCGCCGGGTGCCGTCGGTGTGGTCGCTCGGGGACGTCGCCGAGACGCAGACGCCGCGTTCAGGAGGCGCGATCCGCACGCAAAGCAAGGTGCTGGTGCAGAACCTGCTCGCCGCCCTCGACGGCGAGGCACCCGCGGCGCGTTACGACGGGTACTCGGTGTGCCCGTTCACCGTCTCGCGGCACACCGTGGTCTTCGCCGAGTTCGACCGGCTCGGGCGCCCGGAGCCGACGCTGCCGT
- a CDS encoding TetR/AcrR family transcriptional regulator → MTPTPGADRSHDVKQAILRSARELFTERGFDSTGIRDIAADAAVNPAIVIRHFESKERLFLTSVDAAESLTHLLNGPLDRLGHEVVRVVMQERGRPGQRIFAATVRASGRTDVRAHLAGIVADIFVDPLKARITLPDAEVRAHLFAAQLVGILCALEVYDDRFLQTVEADRVLALYGASLQRLLTGPATGDAPATA, encoded by the coding sequence ATGACCCCCACCCCCGGCGCCGACCGCTCACACGACGTCAAGCAGGCGATCCTCCGGTCGGCGCGGGAGCTGTTCACCGAGCGCGGCTTCGACAGCACGGGCATCCGTGACATCGCCGCCGACGCCGCCGTGAATCCGGCCATCGTCATCCGGCACTTCGAGTCGAAGGAGCGCCTGTTCCTCACCTCGGTGGATGCCGCGGAGTCGCTGACCCACCTTCTGAACGGACCGCTGGATCGGCTCGGCCACGAGGTGGTGCGCGTGGTCATGCAGGAGCGCGGTCGACCGGGCCAGCGGATCTTCGCGGCGACGGTGCGCGCATCGGGGCGGACGGACGTGCGTGCACACCTGGCCGGAATCGTGGCCGACATCTTCGTCGATCCGCTGAAGGCGCGCATCACACTGCCGGATGCCGAGGTGAGGGCGCACCTGTTCGCCGCCCAGCTCGTCGGAATCCTGTGCGCCCTCGAGGTCTACGACGACCGGTTCTTGCAGACGGTCGAAGCCGACCGTGTCCTGGCGCTCTACGGCGCCAGCCTGCAGCGCCTGCTGACCGGCCCCGCGACGGGGGACGCCCCAGCGACCGCCTAG
- a CDS encoding SDR family NAD(P)-dependent oxidoreductase yields the protein MDGRVAVVTGGGRGIGRAIATVLAGKGAAVAVWDLDAEGAEATADSIRAAGGTAIACAGDAADAEAVAAAAARTREELGPVGILVNNAGISAFEPFLAITEDSWERVMRINLKGPFLCTQSLLPDMLTAGWGRIVNISSSSAQTGAPAMGHYAASKGGVIGFTKALAVEFASQGITVNNVPPGFVDTPMLRESPVDVDQHARETMMGRAGTPDDIAYAVAYLASDEAGYVTGQTLSVNGGRYLV from the coding sequence TTGGATGGAAGAGTCGCCGTCGTCACGGGTGGCGGCCGCGGTATCGGCCGCGCGATAGCGACGGTGCTGGCCGGCAAGGGTGCCGCCGTAGCCGTGTGGGACCTCGATGCAGAGGGTGCAGAAGCGACGGCCGACAGCATCCGAGCGGCAGGCGGAACCGCGATCGCGTGCGCCGGCGATGCCGCGGACGCCGAGGCTGTCGCAGCGGCGGCGGCGCGGACCAGGGAAGAACTCGGTCCGGTCGGCATCCTCGTCAACAATGCGGGCATCAGCGCTTTCGAGCCGTTCCTCGCGATCACCGAGGACTCCTGGGAGCGCGTCATGCGCATCAACCTCAAGGGACCGTTCCTCTGCACGCAGTCGCTGCTGCCCGACATGCTCACCGCAGGCTGGGGGCGCATCGTCAACATCTCGTCGTCGTCGGCGCAGACCGGTGCTCCGGCGATGGGGCACTATGCGGCGTCGAAGGGCGGCGTCATCGGCTTCACGAAGGCGCTCGCGGTCGAGTTCGCCTCCCAGGGGATCACGGTCAACAACGTCCCGCCCGGGTTCGTGGACACCCCGATGCTGCGGGAGTCGCCGGTCGACGTCGACCAGCACGCGCGCGAGACGATGATGGGTCGCGCGGGGACTCCCGACGACATCGCGTACGCAGTCGCCTACCTGGCCTCGGACGAGGCGGGATACGTCACTGGCCAGACCCTCAGCGTCAACGGCGGCCGCTACCTGGTCTGA
- a CDS encoding EI24 domain-containing protein has product MREFFRGMRLLVRGFAFWSRRPGLMALGLLPAAIVAGLLLAGLVTLGTFLPDIADSLTPFADAWPVMWATVVRLAVGTAVLGAALVVAAVSFTALTLVVGEPFYDRIWKAAETETGHGRAEADYGFWRSVRDALALLARGAVIAALAALLGLVPLVGGALGAVVGVLLTGWLLAEELTARALAARGIGAAERRRLLRRSRGRSLGFGVATQLCFLVPLGAVAVMPAAVVGSTMLAHSLLGERPAQPVGVSAPGGAEPGAD; this is encoded by the coding sequence ATGCGCGAGTTCTTCCGGGGTATGCGGCTGCTGGTGCGGGGCTTCGCGTTCTGGTCGCGGCGCCCCGGCCTCATGGCCCTGGGCCTGCTGCCGGCCGCGATCGTGGCCGGTCTGCTGCTTGCGGGGCTGGTGACGCTCGGCACCTTCCTCCCCGACATCGCCGACTCCCTCACCCCCTTCGCCGACGCGTGGCCGGTGATGTGGGCGACGGTGGTGCGCCTCGCCGTCGGCACGGCCGTGCTCGGAGCAGCGCTCGTCGTCGCCGCGGTGTCGTTCACTGCGCTCACGCTCGTGGTCGGCGAGCCGTTCTACGACCGCATCTGGAAGGCCGCCGAGACGGAGACCGGCCACGGACGGGCCGAGGCGGACTACGGGTTCTGGCGGTCGGTGCGCGACGCGCTGGCGCTTCTCGCCCGCGGTGCCGTCATCGCGGCGCTTGCGGCGCTGCTGGGGCTCGTGCCGCTCGTCGGCGGCGCACTCGGCGCCGTCGTCGGCGTGTTGCTGACCGGATGGCTGCTGGCCGAAGAACTCACCGCACGTGCGCTCGCCGCGCGCGGGATCGGCGCAGCGGAGAGGCGGCGGCTGCTGCGGCGCAGTCGCGGCCGATCGCTCGGGTTCGGCGTGGCGACGCAGCTGTGCTTCCTCGTCCCGCTCGGTGCGGTCGCGGTCATGCCGGCCGCGGTCGTGGGCTCGACCATGCTCGCGCACTCGCTGCTCGGGGAGCGGCCCGCTCAGCCGGTGGGGGTATCCGCCCCCGGCGGCGCGGAGCCGGGGGCGGACTGA